From the genome of Mycolicibacterium aromaticivorans JS19b1 = JCM 16368:
ATGACCTGCGGCTCGCCGTCGCGGGTGTCGCCCGATTCGCGGAAACGCTCAACCAGCGCGATGCCCGGTTGCGCGAACTCCTCGCGAACGCCGCCAAGGCGACCACCGTCCTGGGCGAACGCACTAATGACATCGTGCGCCTGATCTCCGACACCAACGCGTTGTTGGCGCAGCTGCGCACCCAAAGCGCGGCGCTGGACGAGATCTCGACGAACATCTCGCTGCTCAGTCGGCAGATCGCCGGGTTCATCGCGGAAAACAAGACGACGCTCAAACCCGCACTCGACAAACTCAACGGGGTTCTCACGATCCTCGACAACCGGAAGGTGGAGATCCAAGAGTCCATCAAAGGACTGGCGGCGTACGCGATGCAGTTCGGCGAGACCGTCGCAGCCGGCCCCTTCTTCAACGCCTACCTCGCCAACCTGGTCCCCGGACAGTTCATTCAACCGTTCGTCGATGCCGCGTTCTCGGATCTCGGTCTGGATCCCAACGTGCTCCTACCTTCCCAGCGCACCGACCCCCAGGTGGGCCAGCCCGGCACCCCGGCACTGCCGATTCCCTATCCGCGGACCGGCCAGGGTGGCGAACCGAAATTGACTCTGCCCGATGCGATCACCGGAAACCCGGGCGATCCTCGGTACCCCTACCGCGAGCCGGCACCGGCCCCTCCGCCAGGTGGGCCCCCACCGGGTCCGCCGGCACCGCC
Proteins encoded in this window:
- a CDS encoding MCE family protein, which produces MKTFGERNFIVMGAIGVVATAALVLGALNYHKLPFVSSGKTYSAYFDEAGGLTTGAPVRVSGAPAGQVQSITLDGQWVLVTFTVAEGIRLGDRSEAAIRTTSVLGNKVLDLTTRGAGTLSGTIPVERTTSPYQLPDAIGDLTTTISGLDTDQLSTSLTVLSQTLQDTPDDLRLAVAGVARFAETLNQRDARLRELLANAAKATTVLGERTNDIVRLISDTNALLAQLRTQSAALDEISTNISLLSRQIAGFIAENKTTLKPALDKLNGVLTILDNRKVEIQESIKGLAAYAMQFGETVAAGPFFNAYLANLVPGQFIQPFVDAAFSDLGLDPNVLLPSQRTDPQVGQPGTPALPIPYPRTGQGGEPKLTLPDAITGNPGDPRYPYREPAPAPPPGGPPPGPPAPPALDRQAPQPPTPSPFFVPAPDEVAPGPADSSIPQGRR